One Apodemus sylvaticus chromosome 23, mApoSyl1.1, whole genome shotgun sequence genomic window carries:
- the LOC127673509 gene encoding retinoic acid early-inducible protein 1-beta-like, which translates to MGNATEVRSCLTEHLENLCQELRNKVEKSLGYPTLQATVLSQHSQGQILSACWQFNISGKYFFTLDTVTMSWRPTNAVSGDIMNKWKGDEDLMKHLTFSIAECSQKLNEFFKQHKEKPGSTTRSPDITQVTSPTQLPPTGHTPYKEVFIPVGLIIFFIICIYRYVKRKCCTQGGTHRTTDDANRLRLDGSDFLGTTKGPGLGIEMLHSVAEKDTDISVRNKIGVGVDGSDRKPYDNAISILVASNLEDISNSARSYATVLSAETTNLEVKGETLDFSPALDPHCFRPLVVAIENSEIQTHQS; encoded by the exons ATGGGAAATGCCACTGAAGTGCGGTCATGTTTGACAGAACATCTGGAAAATTTGTGCCAGGAGTTAAGGAACAAGGTGGAGAAGAGTCTTG GTTACCCCACTTTACAGGCCACCGTGCTTTCTCAGCACAGCCAAGGACAAATCCTTAGTGCCTGCTGGCAATTCAATATTAGTGGAAAGTACTTCTTCACCTTGGACACAGTGACTATGAGCTGGAGACCGACTAATGCTGTGTCAGGGGATATCATGAATAAATGGAAAGGTGATGAGGATTTAATGAAACATCTGACTTTCTCCATAGCAGAATGCAGTCAGAAACTCAATGAATTTTTCAAGCAGCACAAGGAAAAGCCAG ggtcaACAACAAGGTCCCCTGATATCACCCAGGTTACATCACCCACCCAGCTTCCACCTACCGGGCACACTCCTTATAAGGAAGTATTTATCCCTGTGGGACTCATCATATTCTTTATTATCTGCATTTACCGATATGTCAAGAGGAAATGTTGTACCCAAGGAG GGACCCACAGGACCACAGATGATGCTAACAGGCTTAGACTTGATGGCTCTGACTTTCTGGGAACTACAAAGGGGCCTGGCCTGGGCATAGAAATGTTACATTCAGTGGCCGAAAAGGATACGGACATTTCAGTGAGGAATAAG ATCGGTGTTGGTGTGGATGGTAGTGATAGAAAGCCCTATGACAATGCTATCTCCATCTTAGTGGCTTCTAATCTAGAGGATATAAGTAATTCTGCAAGA AGCTATGCCACTGTCCTCTCTGCTGAGACAACCAACCTGGAGGTGAAGGGGGAAACCCTGGATTTCAGCCCAGCCCTTGATCCTCATTGCTTTAGGCCTTTAGTTGTAGCtattgaaaactcagaaattcaGACACACCAGTCTTGA